From Virgibacillus ihumii, the proteins below share one genomic window:
- the dinG gene encoding ATP-dependent DNA helicase DinG, whose translation MDKRFAVIDLETTGHSPSKGDKIIEVGLVIIENDKITDEFSTLLNPGKEISPFIMNLTGISNDDVSDAPMFKDKADEIAALLQNSYIIAHNVPFDLGFINEEFANAGLKKLQNPVLDTVELSRILCPKAPGFKLGQLAEFMNLEHRDPHRALSDAFVTANLFLALKKKLYKLPYDTVTHLLHLTKRLKSDLYELLCDCQQSFGMSIEPEAGMDSFRGLTFKTVATPKKEHFDIPTTFGNYLDDIYEEQGSMQQLMPRYEKRDGQREMSETIYDAFQTHNHALIEAETGTGKSLAYLIPAVYEAVRTKKRIVISTYTTQLQSQLMDEEIPLIRKLLPFSFYVALLKGKQHYISLEKFERSLADTQSDNYDIALTKAMILVWLTETDTGDIDEIQLPSSGYFFYRGISSDTEGFADPNSPWFSRSYYQKARKKAQQADLLITNHALLSTDMFNEYQFLPSYNKAIIDEAHHMEETASKHYGLKLDYVSVQYILSHIGTSDEDGWLHTTLRKYGFTEEYFAFETWNDIFVKAKHEADDMFRMIFQYVLEQKQKDRSLSDIGRIQYRFQNAEEQSSKWNVVLEMVSRFIFYVRDLIHMLSQVDYHASKTEQLDKHDKSNIIDSIESLQSIIDRMEQLFLLEDEQEMQVKWIEIDAHGAKNAVYLYSEPTDMSEILANDFFSEKESVVLTSATLTMKNSFSFIRNRLGLPSENTVPVKIASPFSYQNQVQLMIPNDFPDIRQGNQDDFIYSTCEAILSLASITEGRMLVLFTSYDMLRKSYWLLKNTLNTSDFMLIAQGISSGSRSRLKKNFQTFDQSILLGTSSFWEGVDIPGNDLSCLMIVRLPFQPPNHPIYEAKSQRLKDEGKNAFFELALPNAVIRFKQGFGRLIRSASDRGIVFVCDARIVKSRYGKFFTKSIPSVPISYDSTDKLLDKAEKWF comes from the coding sequence ATGGATAAGCGATTTGCGGTGATTGATCTCGAAACAACAGGACATTCACCATCAAAAGGCGATAAAATAATAGAAGTTGGTCTTGTCATTATTGAAAATGATAAAATTACTGATGAATTCTCCACTTTGCTTAATCCGGGAAAAGAAATTTCACCTTTTATTATGAATTTAACAGGTATATCCAATGATGATGTGTCAGATGCACCGATGTTTAAAGATAAAGCGGATGAAATTGCTGCGCTGCTGCAAAACAGCTATATCATTGCGCATAATGTACCATTTGATTTGGGATTTATTAACGAAGAATTTGCTAATGCCGGATTAAAGAAATTGCAAAATCCGGTGCTGGATACAGTTGAGTTATCGAGGATTCTTTGTCCAAAAGCCCCCGGATTTAAACTGGGCCAGTTGGCAGAATTTATGAACCTGGAGCATCGTGATCCGCATCGGGCACTTTCGGATGCTTTCGTTACTGCTAATTTGTTTTTGGCGCTGAAGAAAAAGCTTTATAAACTGCCATATGATACAGTCACACATCTGCTGCATCTGACAAAACGTTTGAAATCCGATTTATATGAATTACTGTGCGATTGTCAGCAATCATTCGGGATGTCGATTGAACCGGAAGCAGGAATGGACAGTTTTAGAGGCCTGACATTTAAAACAGTCGCCACCCCAAAAAAGGAACATTTTGATATTCCGACTACGTTCGGAAATTATTTGGATGATATTTATGAAGAACAAGGCAGTATGCAGCAACTGATGCCTCGATATGAAAAACGGGATGGTCAGAGAGAGATGTCTGAAACGATTTATGATGCATTTCAGACACATAATCATGCATTGATTGAAGCGGAAACCGGAACCGGAAAATCCCTTGCATATTTGATTCCTGCTGTGTATGAAGCAGTCAGGACAAAAAAGCGCATTGTAATCAGTACATATACGACACAGCTGCAATCACAGCTGATGGATGAAGAAATCCCCCTGATACGAAAACTGCTGCCTTTTTCATTCTATGTAGCATTACTAAAAGGAAAACAGCATTATATCAGCCTTGAGAAATTTGAACGGTCGCTTGCTGACACGCAGTCGGACAACTATGATATCGCACTGACAAAGGCGATGATACTTGTATGGTTAACAGAGACCGATACAGGGGATATTGATGAAATACAGCTGCCATCGAGCGGGTATTTTTTCTATCGGGGAATTTCAAGTGATACGGAAGGTTTTGCAGATCCGAATTCTCCCTGGTTTAGCCGGTCATATTATCAGAAGGCACGAAAAAAAGCTCAGCAGGCAGATCTTCTGATTACAAATCATGCATTACTAAGTACCGACATGTTCAATGAATACCAATTTCTTCCGTCGTATAATAAAGCAATAATTGATGAAGCACATCACATGGAGGAGACAGCTTCCAAACATTACGGTCTGAAGTTGGATTATGTTTCGGTGCAATATATACTTTCACATATTGGAACATCGGATGAGGACGGTTGGTTACATACAACACTTCGAAAGTATGGGTTCACAGAGGAATATTTTGCTTTTGAGACATGGAATGATATATTCGTGAAAGCAAAACATGAAGCTGATGATATGTTTCGGATGATTTTTCAATATGTCCTTGAGCAGAAGCAAAAAGACAGATCACTAAGTGATATCGGACGCATCCAATATCGTTTTCAAAATGCTGAAGAGCAATCATCAAAATGGAATGTCGTGTTAGAAATGGTATCCAGATTCATTTTTTACGTAAGAGATCTGATTCACATGCTCTCACAAGTGGATTACCATGCTTCAAAAACAGAGCAGCTGGACAAACATGACAAAAGTAACATCATTGATTCCATCGAGTCACTCCAATCCATTATTGACCGGATGGAGCAACTTTTCCTACTCGAGGATGAACAAGAAATGCAAGTGAAATGGATTGAAATTGATGCTCATGGTGCCAAAAACGCCGTCTATCTCTACAGCGAACCAACGGATATGTCCGAAATACTTGCAAATGACTTCTTCAGTGAAAAAGAGAGCGTGGTTCTGACCAGTGCAACGCTGACTATGAAAAATTCGTTTTCATTTATCCGAAATCGACTTGGACTGCCATCGGAAAATACAGTACCGGTTAAAATAGCATCGCCTTTTTCCTATCAGAATCAGGTGCAGTTGATGATACCAAACGATTTTCCGGACATCAGGCAGGGAAATCAGGATGACTTTATTTATTCCACCTGTGAAGCAATACTGTCACTGGCCAGCATTACAGAGGGAAGGATGCTTGTACTATTTACATCGTATGATATGCTGCGAAAGTCCTATTGGCTGTTGAAGAATACATTGAATACCAGCGATTTCATGCTGATTGCACAAGGGATTTCAAGTGGAAGCCGCTCACGTCTTAAAAAGAATTTTCAGACCTTCGACCAGTCCATTTTACTTGGCACAAGCTCATTCTGGGAAGGTGTCGATATTCCAGGTAATGATTTATCCTGTCTGATGATTGTCCGGCTTCCTTTTCAGCCGCCGAATCACCCGATATATGAAGCAAAGTCACAACGGCTTAAAGATGAAGGCAAAAATGCTTTCTTTGAATTGGCACTTCCAAATGCGGTAATTCGCTTTAAACAGGGCTTCGGTCGTCTGATTAGATCTGCCAGTGACCGAGGGATTGTGTTTGTATGTGATGCTCGGATTGTCAAATCACGCTATGGTAAATTTTTTACAAAATCAATACCTTCAGTACCGATTTCTTATGACTCGACAGATAAACTGTTGGATAAAGCTGAAAAGTGGTTTTAG
- the panD gene encoding aspartate 1-decarboxylase — MFRTMMKAKIHRAHVTEANLNYVGSITIDQDILDRTDILPHEKVQVVNNNNGTRLETYVIPGERGSGVICLNGAAARLVQKEDIVIIVSYALVANDELANYKPKVALMDEENRVVRLVEQEPPLTTM, encoded by the coding sequence ATGTTCCGCACCATGATGAAGGCTAAAATTCATCGTGCCCATGTTACCGAAGCAAATTTGAATTATGTTGGCAGTATCACAATCGACCAGGATATTCTTGACCGGACTGATATTTTGCCGCACGAAAAAGTACAAGTGGTGAACAATAATAATGGAACCCGATTGGAGACCTATGTCATACCTGGTGAAAGAGGGTCCGGAGTTATCTGCTTGAACGGGGCGGCTGCACGGCTTGTCCAAAAAGAGGATATTGTAATAATTGTATCCTATGCACTGGTAGCGAACGATGAACTTGCAAATTATAAACCGAAAGTCGCACTAATGGATGAAGAAAACAGAGTTGTCCGGCTTGTTGAACAGGAGCCACCATTAACAACAATGTAA
- the panC gene encoding pantoate--beta-alanine ligase: MQIIRSVKEMQQLMLQLGNENSIGFVATMGYFHEGHLSLMKESVNENDKTITSIFVNPLQFGANEDLDRYPRDLENDSRAAEEAGVDILFVPEAIDMYPSKMTLEIITNRRTNVMCGKSRPGHFEGVATVLIKLFNIVRPDKTYFGIKDAQQASIVQALINDLNFPIELVTLPIVREPDGLAKSSRNVNLTVQERQEAIWLHKALDQGRQFVIDGNFIPAMIVKEVNKMIDDKISGTVDYVELLSYPELEPVTDTGNHFILAAAVQFSQARLIDNLIFDSEGNLTR; this comes from the coding sequence ATGCAAATTATACGTTCAGTAAAGGAAATGCAGCAGTTGATGCTGCAATTAGGAAACGAAAACAGTATAGGATTTGTCGCCACAATGGGTTATTTTCATGAAGGTCATCTTTCACTTATGAAAGAATCGGTAAATGAAAACGACAAAACCATTACAAGTATATTTGTTAATCCATTGCAGTTTGGCGCCAACGAAGATCTTGACCGGTACCCCCGTGATCTGGAAAATGACAGCAGAGCGGCAGAGGAAGCAGGAGTAGATATTTTATTTGTCCCTGAAGCAATTGATATGTATCCATCCAAAATGACTTTGGAAATAATCACGAACCGGCGAACAAACGTGATGTGCGGAAAATCCAGACCCGGACATTTTGAGGGAGTTGCCACTGTTCTCATCAAGTTGTTTAATATCGTCCGCCCTGATAAAACATATTTCGGGATTAAGGATGCCCAGCAGGCATCTATCGTACAAGCACTTATCAATGATTTAAATTTCCCGATTGAATTGGTCACACTGCCGATTGTCAGGGAACCGGATGGACTTGCAAAAAGCAGCCGCAATGTTAATTTAACCGTTCAGGAACGCCAGGAAGCTATATGGCTGCATAAAGCATTGGATCAAGGCAGACAATTCGTTATTGACGGTAATTTTATTCCTGCTATGATTGTAAAAGAGGTAAACAAGATGATTGATGATAAAATATCCGGCACTGTCGATTATGTGGAATTACTGAGCTATCCGGAATTAGAGCCGGTAACAGACACCGGGAATCATTTTATTCTTGCTGCAGCAGTACAATTCAGTCAAGCGCGATTGATTGACAACCTGATATTTGACAGTGAAGGAAACTTAACAAGATAA
- the panB gene encoding 3-methyl-2-oxobutanoate hydroxymethyltransferase, with protein MLTRTDMQKMKMENRKIAMVTAYDFPSAKTAQAAGVDMILVGDSLGMVVLGYDSTIKVTIGDMIHHGKAVRRGAQDTFVVVDMPFMSFHISQDQTMQNAQKLIQETDAQAVKLEGANEEILHTTRRLTEAGIPVVAHLGLTPQSVNVLGGYKVQGKDREAGEKLLQDAKNLADSGAIALVLECVPEELAAIVTEEIIIPTIGIGAGPDCDGQVLVYHDILKYGVDRLPKFVKPYADFNSTGKDSLEAYISDVRKQTFPAAEHTFNIKDKNLLPKTNRKE; from the coding sequence ATGCTGACGAGAACAGACATGCAGAAAATGAAAATGGAGAATCGCAAAATTGCCATGGTGACTGCCTATGATTTCCCATCAGCGAAGACGGCTCAAGCTGCGGGAGTTGACATGATTTTGGTTGGGGATTCGTTAGGAATGGTAGTACTCGGTTATGATTCCACCATAAAAGTTACGATTGGCGACATGATCCACCATGGAAAAGCTGTTCGACGGGGAGCCCAGGATACGTTTGTTGTTGTGGATATGCCGTTTATGTCCTTCCACATCTCACAGGATCAAACGATGCAAAATGCCCAAAAGCTTATCCAGGAAACAGATGCCCAAGCGGTTAAACTGGAAGGTGCGAATGAGGAAATTCTTCATACAACCCGGAGACTAACGGAAGCCGGGATTCCAGTGGTAGCACATCTCGGATTGACACCGCAATCGGTTAATGTACTTGGTGGTTATAAAGTTCAGGGGAAAGACAGAGAAGCAGGTGAAAAGCTGTTGCAGGATGCCAAAAATCTTGCAGACAGTGGGGCAATTGCACTTGTTTTGGAATGTGTTCCAGAAGAGCTTGCAGCCATTGTTACGGAAGAAATCATAATCCCAACCATCGGCATCGGCGCAGGGCCGGATTGTGACGGTCAGGTGCTTGTCTACCATGATATATTGAAATATGGGGTGGATAGACTTCCTAAATTTGTAAAACCTTATGCCGATTTTAATTCAACGGGAAAAGACAGTTTGGAAGCCTATATCTCAGATGTCCGAAAACAAACATTCCCAGCAGCAGAACACACATTTAACATAAAGGATAAAAATCTTTTGCCGAAAACCAATAGGAAAGAGTAG